The following nucleotide sequence is from Zea mays cultivar B73 chromosome 1, Zm-B73-REFERENCE-NAM-5.0, whole genome shotgun sequence.
TTACAGCGTTCGACACCGACAACTCTAAAAGAAAAGCGGTGGCGACGACGGCAAGACGACCGTGGAGAGTGTGAACCATTAACAAAAACTCAAGAACTAAAAAAATAAGATTCTTAGTTTTATTGCGCTTGGATATAAGATCCAAACGTCTTTGCTCCTTGTTTGAACATCAAGCGGCTTGGTTGACTCGAGGAAGTACCCTACTAAATTCGTACCTTAGCCCGCTGTAAGCATTCCACGGTATGTCTGAACGAAATTCGTTTAGTGCGCAGGGAGAACTCAAATTCGAATCTCTCCGTCATCGACAACCACTCAAAGTACAAACCGAAAGCAAAAAAAGAAGAGCATCAGAGCACAGCTTTCGAAGCAACACACCACTGACATCTAGCTGTGGCCATCCCCTTGATTCTTTGCCCGCCAAGAAAGCCTCTGCTGCACATGGAGGATAATCTCCTCTATACAATGCCGCGGCGGCAGTCACGATCCTTGGATGCGCCGCGCAACCGCAACAACAACTGCAACGTGGCCACGTACAGCTAGCGGCCGCGGACACCGCTTCCTACAGCAATGCCTGCGGCGGCCATGCGGGGGGACATCACGTACAGCGGGCGCGCGCGCCGGGTGGCCGTGCTCCGCTGCCTCGTGGCCGCGGTGGTGGTGACCATCCTCCTCGCGGGGCTGACCGCGCTCATCTTCTGGCTCGTGGTCCGGCCCAAGCCCATCGACTACACCGTGACCCGCGCCGTGGCGCGCCACTTCAACGTGACGCCGCCGCCCGACGCCACGGCCAACGCGACGTTCTACCTGACCCTGGCCGCGGCCAACCCGAACCGGCGCGTGTCGGTCCTGTACGAGTGGGTGGAGTTCCGCGTGCTGTACGGCGAGGAGGCGCAGCTGGCGGTGGAGGACGCGCCGGCGTTCCGGCAGCCACGCCGCAACGAGACGTTGCTGGACGTGCGCGCCGTGGCGCGGTCGGTGCCCGTCGGGGGGCAGGCCGCGCGGGAGCTGCGGCACGACCTCGCGGCCGGCGAGGTGGGCGTCGACGTCCGCATGCGCGCGCGCGTCCGGTTCGAGACCGGCGGTGTCAGGAGCAGGCGATACTCCCTGCAGGCGTTCTGCTCGCCCGTGGTCATCGCCCTCCCTCCGCCGTCGTCTGCGCGGCCGTTCCAGAGCGTGCCGTGCGACGTCGCCATCTCGTGAGGCAGCacgacatgcatgcatgcatggggcCCGCGTGCCACTCGGATCGAATCACTAGCTAGCTGAGTGTGGTGTTGGCGTGCTGCAAAAATCTACCGCTAGCTTCGGCTCTGGGTCAATATGATGCATGGTTTGTTAGGCTTAGATGTTTGACTTGGTATACGCCTACCTATTATACGTGACGTGTGTCTTGTAAATCAAGCTAGCTCCGTAATCCGTATGCTACCTTAGCTTCTTTCGTTTCATCAATCATACTGAGCTTTTTGGCATATGTTTGATATATATTACTACCTTCAGTTCTTCTTGAATATTTGACTCCCGCTAGTTTATTTTTTAACTAAAACACGATAAATAAAAAATATTAACTAAAACACGATAAATAAAAAATAACGGAAGAAATATCACCAATCATGCTCGCGGCCTCTGTTAGTGCCATCCCCATTTAGGAGAGTtggatcactaccggaatcagctcctttgccgtgtgtctcagacacacggcaaaggtaattttacactcggcaaatgctttgccgagtgtaacactcggcaaagaacgctcggtgaactgtacatcggcaacagcctctttgccgagtactatttgtcgggcactcggcaaagaaaagtcaccgtcac
It contains:
- the LOC109943654 gene encoding NDR1/HIN1-like protein 10, translating into MPAAAMRGDITYSGRARRVAVLRCLVAAVVVTILLAGLTALIFWLVVRPKPIDYTVTRAVARHFNVTPPPDATANATFYLTLAAANPNRRVSVLYEWVEFRVLYGEEAQLAVEDAPAFRQPRRNETLLDVRAVARSVPVGGQAARELRHDLAAGEVGVDVRMRARVRFETGGVRSRRYSLQAFCSPVVIALPPPSSARPFQSVPCDVAIS